A single Micromonospora luteifusca DNA region contains:
- a CDS encoding ComF family protein, which produces MVTGLWADLADLVLPADCAGCRERRPGLRHGVCPACAEALGALRPRSVRPTPAPPGLPPCVALGPYAGPLREALLVYKEHGRHGLARPLGALLAEVVAAAVGVARPLALVPVPDTAAAARSRYGDHLDRLARHCAARLNRGGWAVRVHRPLRALPRPDSVTLDSAGRAAAAEAAFRPRSAAPIRGRAAGAMPVVVLLDDIVTTGVTLAAATRVLTATGWAPGVAAVLAATEKRHLS; this is translated from the coding sequence GTGGTGACCGGGCTCTGGGCGGACCTCGCCGACCTGGTACTGCCCGCCGACTGCGCGGGTTGTCGGGAGCGCCGGCCCGGGCTGCGGCACGGGGTCTGCCCCGCCTGCGCCGAAGCGCTCGGCGCGCTGCGCCCACGGTCGGTCCGCCCCACGCCCGCCCCGCCGGGCCTGCCGCCCTGCGTCGCGCTCGGCCCGTACGCCGGGCCGTTGCGGGAGGCGCTACTGGTGTACAAGGAACACGGCCGGCACGGTCTGGCCCGCCCGCTCGGCGCCCTGCTCGCCGAGGTCGTCGCGGCGGCGGTCGGCGTGGCTCGCCCCCTGGCGCTGGTGCCGGTCCCGGACACCGCGGCGGCGGCCCGGTCTCGTTACGGGGACCACCTGGACCGGCTGGCTCGGCACTGCGCCGCCCGGCTCAACCGGGGCGGCTGGGCGGTGCGAGTGCACCGTCCGCTGCGTGCGCTGCCCCGCCCCGACTCGGTCACCCTGGACAGCGCCGGGCGGGCGGCGGCGGCCGAGGCCGCTTTCCGGCCGCGCTCCGCAGCGCCGATTCGGGGTCGTGCCGCAGGCGCGATGCCGGTCGTGGTGCTGCTCGACGACATCGTCACCACAGGCGTCACCCTGGCGGCCGCGACCCGGGTGCTGACCGCGACCGGCTGGGC
- a CDS encoding LpqB family beta-propeller domain-containing protein, which yields MRRSTRLGALGVLVLLGAGCGIPAASDVRVDGKGGAATGAGVVNGGISEPPTRPASGSDNEAFVRNFLSAAAGEPDRAYERVKAFVAPEHKHRLQEKKGSEVALNVVRLREEAVYTLNSDSTTTVKIKVQQIGVLRANGTLAPPVATDTEYEFGLRSAALNGGANDERAGLYILDPPNVLLLSDVALRQYYQAESIYFWSSDRTRLVPDQRYRPQAVPTERRVNEVVKWLVGGPSDWLRPGVVGLPDRTELINNATGGDGRWEVNLDMSDDDKYGIDQLITQIAWSLGDLPGELELKIRNNALPVQDLNERRGSDELYPNAVSPQRFGVYEGAIHPLDFGTELSGAVPLAPEANRNIVSADLALAREQRVLAAMVVTGSSSGRHRLAVGTGTAPVSVISRSTTEYSSMSRPVWLRAVDLRPGRGLVVADGQLYRFDEAAKMFPVPLNLPADVTAVAAALDGQRVALIAGGRLYVAAVNSDGGGVSIGPPRQLATSLTSLTAVDWGREDQLVVAGSAGQPAIYEISVDGALETPLRTDLGAKVNHLTAYPTNRKVRVPSGAYMYEANGVAYRSSPFERIEPDSVRGIAPVPAGVRPSNPSAPFFLY from the coding sequence GTGAGACGGTCGACCCGGCTCGGGGCACTCGGCGTGTTGGTGCTGCTGGGCGCCGGCTGCGGCATCCCGGCGGCGTCCGACGTGCGGGTGGACGGCAAGGGCGGAGCCGCGACGGGGGCCGGCGTGGTCAACGGTGGGATCAGTGAGCCACCGACGCGGCCGGCCAGCGGCAGCGACAACGAGGCGTTCGTCCGCAACTTCCTGTCCGCCGCCGCCGGCGAGCCCGATCGGGCGTACGAGCGGGTCAAGGCGTTCGTCGCCCCGGAGCACAAGCACCGCCTGCAGGAGAAGAAGGGCAGCGAGGTCGCGCTGAACGTGGTCCGGCTGCGCGAGGAGGCGGTTTACACCCTCAACAGCGACTCGACCACCACGGTAAAGATCAAAGTGCAACAGATCGGTGTGCTGCGGGCCAACGGCACCCTGGCACCGCCGGTGGCGACCGACACGGAGTACGAGTTCGGGCTCCGCAGCGCGGCGCTCAACGGCGGTGCCAACGATGAGCGTGCCGGGTTGTACATTCTCGACCCACCGAACGTCCTGCTGCTCAGCGACGTCGCCCTTCGTCAGTACTACCAGGCCGAGTCGATCTACTTCTGGAGTTCCGACCGCACCCGCCTCGTGCCCGACCAGCGCTACCGGCCGCAGGCGGTGCCAACCGAGCGCCGGGTCAACGAGGTGGTGAAGTGGCTGGTCGGCGGCCCCTCCGACTGGTTGCGTCCGGGGGTCGTCGGGCTGCCCGACCGCACCGAGCTGATCAATAACGCGACCGGCGGGGACGGCCGGTGGGAAGTCAACCTGGACATGTCCGATGACGACAAGTACGGGATCGACCAGCTGATCACGCAGATCGCCTGGTCGCTGGGCGATCTGCCGGGCGAGCTGGAGTTGAAGATCCGCAACAACGCGCTGCCCGTGCAGGACCTGAACGAGCGACGAGGCTCCGACGAGCTCTACCCGAACGCCGTGAGCCCGCAGCGCTTCGGCGTGTACGAGGGCGCCATCCACCCGCTCGACTTCGGCACCGAACTCAGCGGCGCGGTGCCGCTGGCACCCGAGGCCAACCGCAACATCGTCTCCGCCGACCTGGCGCTGGCCCGCGAGCAGCGGGTCCTCGCCGCGATGGTGGTCACCGGCAGCAGCAGTGGTCGGCACCGACTCGCGGTGGGCACGGGTACCGCACCGGTCTCCGTCATCAGTCGCAGCACCACCGAGTACTCCTCAATGAGCCGGCCGGTCTGGCTGCGTGCGGTCGACTTACGCCCCGGCCGCGGTCTGGTCGTGGCCGACGGGCAGCTCTACCGGTTCGATGAGGCGGCCAAGATGTTCCCGGTGCCACTGAACCTGCCCGCCGACGTCACCGCGGTGGCCGCCGCGCTGGACGGCCAGCGGGTCGCGCTGATCGCTGGCGGCCGGCTCTACGTCGCGGCGGTCAACTCGGATGGCGGCGGCGTCTCCATCGGCCCGCCCAGGCAGCTGGCCACCTCGTTGACCAGCCTCACGGCGGTCGACTGGGGCAGGGAGGATCAACTGGTGGTGGCGGGGTCGGCCGGTCAGCCGGCGATCTACGAGATCAGCGTCGACGGCGCCCTGGAGACACCGCTGAGGACCGACCTCGGTGCCAAGGTCAACCACCTGACGGCGTACCCCACGAACCGCAAAGTGCGGGTGCCCAGCGGGGCCTACATGTACGAGGCGAACGGGGTGGCCTACCGCAGCAGCCCGTTCGAACGGATCGAGCCCGACAGCGTCCGGGGCATCGCACCGGTCCCGGCGGGCGTCCGCCCGAGCAACCCGTCGGCGCCGTTCTTCCTCTACTGA